In Pirellulales bacterium, a single window of DNA contains:
- the prpB gene encoding methylisocitrate lyase, with the protein MPSQPSPGRRLRDAAAEGTLAIPGAFNAAAARLIEEAGYRAMYLSGAAFSAGVFALPDIGLFTLTELAQQTALITRRTPVPLIVDADTGFGEAVNVERTTIELEAAGAAAIQLEDQRLPKRCGHLSGKSLVEPEEMCAKIRAAAAARQDADLVILARTDARGVTSFDDAVERAKRYLDAGADWIFPEALANRDEFARFAQAVPAPLVANMTEFGKSELLKLEELSALRYAGVLYPVTLFRIAMKAVADALATIRSDGTQQGLLGQMQSRQELYDLLGYTGYEARDRAYFRGDNT; encoded by the coding sequence TTGCCCAGCCAGCCGAGTCCAGGACGCCGGTTGCGCGACGCCGCCGCGGAGGGGACGCTCGCCATACCGGGCGCCTTCAACGCCGCCGCGGCGCGGCTGATCGAGGAGGCGGGCTACCGGGCCATGTACCTGTCGGGGGCGGCCTTCTCGGCCGGCGTGTTCGCGCTGCCGGATATTGGGCTGTTCACCCTTACAGAGCTGGCGCAGCAGACCGCGCTAATCACGCGCCGCACGCCAGTCCCGTTGATCGTCGACGCCGACACCGGGTTTGGCGAGGCGGTGAATGTCGAGCGCACCACGATCGAGCTCGAGGCCGCCGGTGCCGCGGCCATTCAACTAGAGGATCAGCGGTTGCCAAAGCGCTGCGGGCATCTGTCTGGCAAGAGCCTGGTCGAGCCAGAGGAAATGTGCGCCAAGATTCGCGCGGCGGCCGCGGCGCGCCAGGACGCCGACCTGGTGATTCTGGCCCGCACCGACGCGCGCGGCGTCACCAGCTTTGACGACGCGGTGGAGCGGGCCAAGCGCTATCTGGACGCCGGGGCCGATTGGATCTTTCCGGAGGCGCTGGCCAACCGCGACGAGTTCGCCCGCTTCGCCCAGGCCGTGCCGGCGCCGCTCGTGGCCAACATGACGGAGTTCGGCAAGAGCGAGTTGCTCAAGCTGGAAGAGCTTTCCGCGCTACGGTACGCCGGCGTGCTGTATCCGGTGACCTTGTTCCGCATCGCGATGAAAGCGGTGGCCGATGCGCTGGCGACGATTCGCAGCGACGGCACGCAACAAGGCCTGCTCGGCCAGATGCAGAGCCGGCAAGAACTGTACGATCTATTGGGATACACAGGTTACGAAGCGCGCGATCGCGCCTACTTCCGCGGAGACAACACATGA
- a CDS encoding citrate synthase (catalyzes the formation of citrate from acetyl-CoA and oxaloacetate): MSDSATQEIYSPGLEGVVAGETAVSTLAGGLAYRGYAVEDLGENSNFEEVAYLILYGELPKQAELAAFRQRLGEQATIPAEVIDVLAKAPRDAGFMDIMRSGASLLAHWDADVNDNSHAANLRKAERLLAQLPTVLAARHRLRSGKSPIDPDPKRTIAGNLLWMLWGEAPSQRAEQAMDVSLILYAEHEFNASTFTARVIVSTMSDLHSAITGAIGALKGPLHGGANERVMEVLAEVGTADNAERWIRDALARKARIMGFGHRVYKDGDPRAKYLKTLCAELARETGHEDMERMADVIEGIVREEKKLPPNLDWPSARLYHYLNLPVDLYTPLFVVSRVVGWSAHVIEQLDNNRLIRPRSRYTGPALRKWIPLAQR; this comes from the coding sequence ATGAGCGATTCGGCCACGCAAGAAATCTACAGCCCCGGGTTAGAAGGGGTCGTCGCGGGAGAGACGGCGGTCAGCACGCTAGCGGGCGGACTGGCGTATCGCGGTTATGCGGTCGAGGACCTCGGCGAAAATTCCAACTTTGAGGAAGTCGCCTATCTGATTCTGTATGGCGAACTGCCCAAGCAGGCCGAATTGGCGGCGTTCCGCCAGCGGCTGGGCGAGCAGGCCACCATCCCCGCCGAAGTCATCGACGTGCTCGCCAAGGCGCCGCGCGACGCCGGCTTCATGGACATCATGCGCTCCGGCGCCAGCTTGTTGGCGCATTGGGACGCCGATGTGAACGACAACAGTCACGCCGCCAACCTCCGCAAGGCCGAGCGATTGCTCGCTCAACTGCCCACCGTGCTGGCCGCGCGGCATCGGCTGCGCAGCGGCAAGTCGCCAATCGACCCTGATCCGAAGCGCACCATAGCGGGCAACCTGTTGTGGATGCTCTGGGGCGAGGCGCCCAGCCAGCGCGCCGAACAGGCGATGGACGTCTCGCTGATCTTGTACGCCGAACACGAGTTCAACGCGTCGACCTTCACCGCGCGGGTGATTGTGTCGACCATGTCCGATCTGCACTCGGCCATCACCGGCGCCATCGGCGCGCTCAAGGGCCCCTTGCACGGCGGCGCCAACGAGCGGGTGATGGAGGTGCTGGCCGAGGTGGGCACGGCCGACAACGCCGAGCGCTGGATTCGCGATGCGCTGGCGCGCAAGGCGCGGATCATGGGCTTTGGGCATCGTGTTTACAAAGATGGCGATCCGCGGGCGAAGTATCTCAAAACGCTATGCGCCGAGTTGGCCCGCGAGACCGGCCACGAAGACATGGAGCGTATGGCCGACGTGATCGAGGGAATCGTGCGCGAAGAGAAAAAGCTGCCGCCGAATCTCGATTGGCCCAGCGCCCGGCTCTATCACTATTTGAATCTGCCGGTCGACCTGTACACGCCGCTGTTCGTGGTCAGCCGCGTCGTGGGCTGGAGCGCGCACGTCATCGAACAACTCGACAACAATCGGCTGATTCGCCCGCGCAGCCGCTACACCGGCCCCGCGCTGCGCAAGTGGATACCGCTGGCCCAGCGCTAA
- a CDS encoding SIMPL domain-containing protein (The SIMPL domain is named for its presence in mouse protein SIMPL (signalling molecule that associates with mouse pelle-like kinase). Bacterial member BP26, from Brucella, was shown to assemble into a channel-like structure, while YggE from E. coli has been associated with resistance to oxidative stress.), protein MSRTACLVLLGLLFAVVSTSRAQDHQMPPSITVTGQAETSATPDVAQVTVGVTTEAASPSEALAMNTDAMTQLMETLKNSGIEKKSIQTAHFNVSPKYVNEPNRDPKIVGYQVTNQVRADVKDIAKLGEVLEAVVTSGANRIDGINFRLSRRRDVLDAARAEALADARRAAQTYAAAAGVELGRLLSVREQGAEPPMPYGGVGFAMARAAVPVAAGEVTVTANLSATYEIVYPNKKP, encoded by the coding sequence ATGAGCCGCACGGCCTGTCTCGTCTTGCTTGGCTTGCTGTTCGCCGTTGTTTCCACCTCTCGCGCACAGGATCACCAGATGCCGCCGTCGATCACAGTCACCGGACAAGCGGAAACGAGCGCTACGCCCGATGTCGCCCAGGTGACGGTGGGCGTCACCACCGAGGCCGCCTCTCCCAGCGAGGCCCTGGCAATGAACACTGACGCGATGACGCAACTAATGGAAACGCTCAAGAATTCCGGCATCGAGAAAAAATCGATCCAGACCGCGCACTTCAATGTCTCCCCCAAGTACGTCAACGAACCAAACCGAGATCCCAAGATCGTCGGCTATCAGGTCACCAATCAGGTGCGGGCAGACGTCAAGGACATTGCCAAGCTCGGCGAAGTCCTCGAAGCGGTGGTGACCAGCGGCGCCAACCGGATCGACGGCATCAACTTCCGGCTGAGCCGCCGCCGCGACGTGCTCGACGCCGCCCGCGCCGAGGCCTTGGCCGACGCCCGCCGCGCCGCGCAAACCTACGCCGCCGCCGCTGGGGTGGAACTTGGGCGGCTGCTCTCGGTGCGTGAGCAAGGCGCCGAGCCCCCCATGCCGTATGGCGGCGTTGGATTTGCCATGGCCCGCGCGGCGGTGCCGGTGGCGGCCGGCGAGGTGACGGTCACCGCCAATCTGTCGGCGACCTACGAAATTGTGTATCCCAACAAGAAGCCCTAA
- a CDS encoding FAD-binding oxidoreductase has protein sequence MSAWDAIIVGGGVAGTSTALQLAQRGRRVLVLERGMLGSGSTGRAAGLLGQLRSTRAATTMLRDGIEVVKELEQRTGKQIFVQTGSLRVAATPERAREVREHVQMAREVGLAIDHISQQEVARLLPYMRTDDLLDACYCPTDGHLQPAELLAAYVQAARELGVTFQTHTPVERAIVEQGAVRGVIARGERHEAPVVINCAGPWSYLVAERSQTRLPTAAIGHYYLTTTPMVETPVDRLSPAVRDRENRIYSRPEAGGLLVGTYEAEPVEYDMERLPDDFEMSEMRARRDEYNVAVLIDAARQRFPFINERTPMTITTGIMTFTPDGQPCCGADAEIAGLFHCTGFCGHGIVQSPIIGLVMAELVTEGRSRYDVSQIEADRFAEIEALRERSVVKARCRTTYAEYYGKVASISST, from the coding sequence ATGTCTGCGTGGGACGCGATCATCGTCGGGGGCGGCGTGGCGGGCACCAGCACGGCCCTGCAACTTGCCCAGCGCGGCCGCCGTGTGCTGGTGCTGGAACGGGGCATGCTCGGTTCCGGATCGACCGGACGCGCGGCTGGACTGTTGGGGCAATTGCGCTCCACGCGCGCGGCGACCACCATGCTGCGCGACGGCATCGAGGTGGTGAAAGAACTCGAACAGCGCACCGGCAAGCAGATCTTTGTGCAAACCGGCTCGCTGCGCGTGGCGGCCACGCCCGAGCGGGCACGCGAGGTGCGCGAGCATGTGCAGATGGCGCGTGAGGTGGGGCTGGCAATCGACCATATTTCCCAGCAAGAAGTCGCGCGGCTGTTGCCGTACATGCGCACCGACGATCTGCTCGACGCCTGCTACTGCCCCACCGATGGCCATTTGCAGCCGGCCGAGTTGCTGGCCGCCTATGTGCAGGCGGCGCGAGAACTCGGTGTGACCTTTCAAACGCATACCCCTGTCGAGCGCGCCATCGTCGAACAAGGCGCGGTGCGGGGAGTCATCGCTCGCGGCGAGCGGCACGAGGCGCCAGTGGTGATCAATTGCGCCGGGCCCTGGTCGTACCTGGTGGCCGAGCGGTCGCAAACCCGGTTGCCGACGGCGGCAATTGGCCACTATTACCTGACGACGACGCCAATGGTGGAGACACCGGTCGACCGCCTGAGCCCCGCGGTGCGCGACCGCGAGAACCGCATCTACTCGCGCCCCGAGGCGGGAGGCCTCTTGGTCGGCACTTACGAGGCCGAACCGGTCGAGTACGACATGGAGCGGCTGCCCGACGATTTTGAAATGTCCGAGATGCGGGCGCGCCGCGACGAATATAACGTGGCGGTGCTGATCGACGCGGCCCGGCAGCGATTTCCGTTCATCAATGAGCGGACGCCCATGACCATCACCACCGGAATCATGACCTTCACGCCCGACGGGCAGCCATGCTGCGGCGCCGATGCCGAGATCGCGGGCTTGTTTCACTGCACTGGATTTTGCGGGCATGGCATCGTGCAGAGCCCGATCATCGGCTTGGTGATGGCCGAACTGGTGACTGAGGGGCGCAGCCGATACGACGTGTCGCAGATCGAAGCCGATCGCTTTGCCGAGATCGAAGCACTGCGCGAGCGAAGCGTGGTGAAAGCGCGCTGCCGAACTACCTATGCCGAGTATTACGGCAAGGTGGCGTCGATCTCCTCAACTTGA